Part of the Bdellovibrionales bacterium genome is shown below.
GCTTGGACCAATGACAGTTTTTCCGTCAAGGCTGTGACACGCGCTGCAGGCCTTTGACTGATACAAGGCGCTTCCCCGCTGAGCCGGACTGTCGCCTGCTTTTCCCTGACCGCTGTCTGAAAGAGAGAGCCACTCGTTGAACTCATTTTGCGGCAGCACCTTCAACTTGGCTAACATATTTGAATGCTGGAGGCCACAAAACTCAGTGCAAAATATTTGAAATGTTCCGAGTTGATTGGCTTCAAACCAAAGCATTGTGTACATGCCAGGCACTGCATCCTGCTTGGTTCTGAAGGATGGAATAAATAAACTATGGATGACGTCGCCACTTGTCATCACAAGCTTGACGGGGGTGTTGATGGGAACGACCAATTCGTTCGTTGTTTTCTTTCCCGATTTGTACTGAAAATCCCAACGCCACTGCCATCCTGTGACACCAATTTCTATCGCGTTTTCTGGAACCTTCCGCTGGAGATAATAGACATAGGCACCCCAGGCGAAGACGCCCAAAAAAACCAACAAGGGGATGAAGGTCCAAAGAAACTCCAAATAGTAATTATGGCTAATGTAGGCCGTTTTGTCCGTGTCCGTTCGGCGCCGGTATTTGACAATGAAATAGAGCATTGCCACGATCAAAATCGCTCCGCCCAAAAAGCTCACTAACAATAAACTATCGTAAAGCAGGTCCCATTGACCTGCAAAGGTCGAGGCCTGCGGTGGCAAAAAGGATCTCATGTCAGCTTGCTCCTTGGTGCTTCCAGTTCTTACGCCAAGCTGGAATCAAGACTGCCGCCAAGGCAAGTATGGTCAAGATCGCAGCAACTCTCATAAAATTATATGCATAGAAAGAATATTTACCCGCAGTGGGGTCGAATTTAAAACAGAAAAGCATGACCTGTTCTGTCAGTGATCCAATCTTGCCCTTTGCGGCTTCTACCAATGACAAACGAAAAGTGTTCTCTGCAAACGCAACGCCATGAAGGTATCTCGATATTTCTCCCTGTGGTGTTACGATAATGACGGCCGAGGCGTGAGCCCACTCACCCGTAGATTTCTCAAATCGATAGCCGAAGCCAGCTTGCTCAGCCAAGCGCTGTGTATTCTCAGCGCTACCTACAAGAAAATGAAGTCCAGATTCTGCCCCGGGCTTTTTGAGCTGTTCCAGATGGCTTTGCTTTTTCTCAGCTGCCAAGTCTGCAGTTTCGTTGGGATCAATGCTGATTGTCACAACCCGAAACTCCTTACCAGGAGTCCATTTGCTCAATTTTAAAACATCGAAAAAACCATTCAAAAAGAAATTACAAAGGTTGGGGCAGCCGTAATAGACAAAATTCAACACCACTGGAATTCTTCCGTCAAAGAACTTTGAAAGAGGAACTGTGGTACCATTTTCATCTTGGAAACTCAGAGAAAGATCGAGTTGTGCACCGAGCTTTTCCTTGATTCCAATGCCTTCCGTCTGAGCGGCTTTAACATTTGCATGTTCTTTGGGCGCCTGGGCTTGGTGGTTCGCCCCTGCTGTCTGTCCAAATAAAAGAATTGAAAATATAATAACCCGCACTCTTATTTTCCCGCCTTGAAAGCATCGATTTCGCTTTGTGTGGGTAGAGTTGCGACAGCAGTTCCAGCCAAATCTCTAACATAATGAACCAAAGCCCATTGGTCTAATTCGGGAAGATCAAAAGCCACCATCGCAGACCCTGGGATTCCCTTTTTGAGGGTATTCATAATGGCAAAGGGGCTTGGCCCATTTTTCCAATTTGCAGGCGAAGTAAAGTCTCGAGGTTTTGGATTGAGACTCATCCCGCCAGGGCCGTCTCCCTTTCCCATATCACCGTGGCAAACGCTGCAATAGGTTTCATAAAGGGCTTTCCCCTTCACGATGAGCTCAGGCGTCGCCACCCAAATATTTTCGGGCACGGGAGAGGAAGTTTCCTTATTTTGAACTTTTGCAGGATCGCTACCGGGTACGTCAGGATGGGGAAGTTTTTGAATGAAAAGTATGTACACAAAAAAACCGAGGGAGACCCCAAGTCCTGCAAATAGAAAAAGGCCCCCATTTTTGTCTTCATTCATTGAAATAAAACCTCCATGCAGATCTTGCAGATATCCTGTGAGGAAATCGATAAAATAAATAAGGGGTAAAAACTAGCCCAATTCTAAAATAATGCATTTTAAAGGTCATTTATATTGTATCGCGTCATGCTTAGCCCTCATTGGGCCCTCGTTTATTGATAGTATCTTCCTCGCTGATCTGCTAAAGACACAAAGCATAAAAAGTGAAAGGAAGTTCTTATGCGTCTATTATCCATTGTTTCATCAGTTACTTTTTCAGCTATTTTTGGGGCCATTTTGATGAGTTGCGCCACAGAATCTCATCAGGCAGTAAAGGTTGAGCAATCTGGATCTGCTAACACAGCTTCTAGTTATCTGGGCGAAAAGCATCCTGTTGTAGTGGGTAAATTTGATAATCGATCAGGCTTTATGAGAGGGGTTTTCACTGATGGACCAGATCGCCTTTCAAGTCAGGCCAAAACAGTTTTGATTGCGCACCTACAACGAACTGGACGTTTTAGCGTTCTTGATCGTGACAATATGGAAGAAAATTCTGGGGAAGCAAAGCTTTCTGGAAAAAAGCAAAAAATAAAGGGAGCAGATTTTACGATCACGGGTGATGTTACGGAGTTTGGTCGTAAAGAGATCGGCGATCGCCAACTGTTTGGAATCGTAGGCAGTGGTAAAAAGCAAGCAGCATATTCGAAAATCACTTTGAATGTGGTGGATGTGGCAACTTCAGAGGTCGTGTTTTCAGCTTCCGGTTCAGGTGAATATGTTCTGAGCAACAGGGAGGTATTTGGTTTTGGCGGAACTGCTGCTTATGACTCTACCCTCAATGGAAAGGTGTTAGACCTTGCCATGCGTGAAGCTGTCGATCGTCTTGTTGAAGGTCTTGAACAGAAGAAATGGACCGTAACAAAATAGTGAAAATGCACGCACACAAGGCACACAAAGCAAACAAGGTATTTTTTCCTTTGATCTCTTTTTTTAGGGTTTCTTTGGTTTTGGTTGCATCCATTTTTGTAGGTGGATGCGCGAGCCAGTCGATCTATTACTGGGGTGATTACGAGGACCTTATCTATGCTCAATACCATGAGCCTGGAAAGGCGACACAAGAATATCAGATTGAAAAAATGCAGGCTGATATTCAAAGGGCAAAAAGCAAAAACAAACCTTTACCACCAGGATTTTACGCTCATTTGGGCTATCAATATTTACAACTTGGAAAAGCAGGTGAGGCTCGACAGTATTTTGAAACAGAAAAGGGAAATTTTCCTGAGTCTGCCGTGCTTATGGATCGGTTTTTGAAAAAATTGAAGTAGGAACCTTGTTGAATGAAGTATCAGAAGAAATTGAAAATGCTTTCTCAGACAGGATTCAATATAAAGATATTGTTGTCGGTCATTGGAAGCCTGTTTGTACTTGCTGGCTGTGCAACCCACATCCCTTACAACTATGAAAAATTTCGAGCGGCCAAGCCTCATTCGATTCTGATATTGCCTCCTACAAATCAGAGCACAGATATTCAGGGAACCTATAGTTATTTATCAACGGTTACGATGCCAGTGGCTGAAAAGGGATACTACGTTTATCCTGTTGCTGTAATCGATCAGATGATGAAGGAAAATG
Proteins encoded:
- a CDS encoding SCO family protein, coding for MRVIIFSILLFGQTAGANHQAQAPKEHANVKAAQTEGIGIKEKLGAQLDLSLSFQDENGTTVPLSKFFDGRIPVVLNFVYYGCPNLCNFFLNGFFDVLKLSKWTPGKEFRVVTISIDPNETADLAAEKKQSHLEQLKKPGAESGLHFLVGSAENTQRLAEQAGFGYRFEKSTGEWAHASAVIIVTPQGEISRYLHGVAFAENTFRLSLVEAAKGKIGSLTEQVMLFCFKFDPTAGKYSFYAYNFMRVAAILTILALAAVLIPAWRKNWKHQGAS
- a CDS encoding cytochrome c, translating into MNEDKNGGLFLFAGLGVSLGFFVYILFIQKLPHPDVPGSDPAKVQNKETSSPVPENIWVATPELIVKGKALYETYCSVCHGDMGKGDGPGGMSLNPKPRDFTSPANWKNGPSPFAIMNTLKKGIPGSAMVAFDLPELDQWALVHYVRDLAGTAVATLPTQSEIDAFKAGK
- a CDS encoding CsgG/HfaB family protein → MRLLSIVSSVTFSAIFGAILMSCATESHQAVKVEQSGSANTASSYLGEKHPVVVGKFDNRSGFMRGVFTDGPDRLSSQAKTVLIAHLQRTGRFSVLDRDNMEENSGEAKLSGKKQKIKGADFTITGDVTEFGRKEIGDRQLFGIVGSGKKQAAYSKITLNVVDVATSEVVFSASGSGEYVLSNREVFGFGGTAAYDSTLNGKVLDLAMREAVDRLVEGLEQKKWTVTK
- a CDS encoding DUF4810 domain-containing protein; the encoded protein is MHAHKAHKANKVFFPLISFFRVSLVLVASIFVGGCASQSIYYWGDYEDLIYAQYHEPGKATQEYQIEKMQADIQRAKSKNKPLPPGFYAHLGYQYLQLGKAGEARQYFETEKGNFPESAVLMDRFLKKLK
- the coxB gene encoding cytochrome c oxidase subunit II, with translation MRSFLPPQASTFAGQWDLLYDSLLLVSFLGGAILIVAMLYFIVKYRRRTDTDKTAYISHNYYLEFLWTFIPLLVFLGVFAWGAYVYYLQRKVPENAIEIGVTGWQWRWDFQYKSGKKTTNELVVPINTPVKLVMTSGDVIHSLFIPSFRTKQDAVPGMYTMLWFEANQLGTFQIFCTEFCGLQHSNMLAKLKVLPQNEFNEWLSLSDSGQGKAGDSPAQRGSALYQSKACSACHSLDGKTVIGPSFKEIFGKTELLSDGSSALVDENYIRESILNPNAKVVKGFTPGQMPPFQGQLTDDEITDLIEFIKTVK